A region of the Pseudomonas silesiensis genome:
TGTGCGACGTGCGACGGCTTTTTCTACCGCAAACAGGTGGTCGCGGTGATCGGCGGCGGCAACACCGCGGTCGAGGAAGCGCTGTACTTGTCGAACATCGCCAGTGAAGTCCATCTGATTCACCGACGCGACAAATTGCGCGCCGAGAAGATCCTGCAGGACAAACTCTTTGAAAAAGCCGCCAACGGCAATATTCGCCTGCACTGGAATCAGCACCTGGATGAAGTGCTGGGCGATGCCAGCGGCGTGACCGGTGCCCGCCTGCGGGACAGTCACAGCGGCGAAACCCGCGAATTGCCGCTGACCGGCGTCTTCATCGCCATCGGTCACAAACCCAACACCGACCTGTTCCAGGGGCAGCTGGAAATGCGCGACGGCTATTTGCTGGTCAAGGGTGGCAGCGAAGGCGATGCCACCGCCACCGCGATCGCCGGGGTATTTGCCGCCGGCGACGTGGCCGACCACGTTTATCGCCAGGCCGTCACGTCCGCCGGGGCCGGCTGCATGGCCGCGCTGGACGCAGAGAAATACCTCGACGACATTCCGTCCGTTTGACGGCACACTTCAGGGCGGGCCTGACAGCCCGCCACTGCCCTCCCCTTCTGCAAAGCCCGGATGCCATGCTGACTTGGTTACAACGCAACACCCTGACCTTCCCGCCGCTGGACAAGGCCATGCGCGACCCCAACGGGCTGCTCGCGGCGGGCGGCGATCTGTCCGCCGATCGGCTGATCAAAGCGTATCGCCATGGCTGTTTTCCGTGGTTCTCGGAAGGCCAGCCGATCCTCTGGTGGTC
Encoded here:
- the trxB gene encoding thioredoxin-disulfide reductase, with the translated sequence MSEAKHSRLIILGSGPAGYSAAVYAARANLKPVVITGIQAGGQLTTTVEVDNWPGDVEGLTGPVLMERMQKHAERFDTEIVYDHIHTAKLQQRPFELIGDSGRYTCDALIIATGASAQYLGLPSEEAFAGKGVSACATCDGFFYRKQVVAVIGGGNTAVEEALYLSNIASEVHLIHRRDKLRAEKILQDKLFEKAANGNIRLHWNQHLDEVLGDASGVTGARLRDSHSGETRELPLTGVFIAIGHKPNTDLFQGQLEMRDGYLLVKGGSEGDATATAIAGVFAAGDVADHVYRQAVTSAGAGCMAALDAEKYLDDIPSV